A single region of the Brachypodium distachyon strain Bd21 chromosome 3, Brachypodium_distachyon_v3.0, whole genome shotgun sequence genome encodes:
- the LOC100845395 gene encoding uncharacterized protein LOC100845395, whose amino-acid sequence MVDKNDGSEGLKFNKSHLMQTTEEVARAFIAAASAATVQPTRPSVVYSSGEESGSPMQKLQQQFSKILKGFSNSPEVSGPYNPEVLTTHKRQWSRFQLKSLGNRCIREPSHLFESIVIVGLPPQADIHELENIALGRNDDDTKKSRNLFGNNHHQVHAISNLEPQVLFAYPPEKSLPLKYKDIVSFCLPGGAQVNAVERTPSFSELNEILLGQEQLKESNQSFVFRLQVADDPTLYGCCVLVEEIVQRPSKLVSMLTNEKPVFPRRSRYVVTTPRCYCILSRLPFFELHFGVLQSILMEERLEWLTDGVSMLTSLSPEETCEDDDIHEDTEIAGAEQYLDGTTLEKSSETSVEASPKELSDTDSSSGCGDNQLVTSQEVQPESCSPVKEEQNSPVTGMITQYDKAEESDNCVSGETVIDMSSVKLHELDSVPFVSNENCCNFSHENVIDGELDIFVNDTILPLIRSRLSEGSESSPSSQDSPSEGINLRSDTNELDLEEPSSIGHGDVVGHSSILQWAKAKKYGSLQVVCQYYQLQCPARGSSLNFHPLEHLHPLRFHRPGETALHIAGSTIDLRSRDTSLEVAEMRNALFAEEESTALSTWAVASICGCLRLEHVMTLFAAALLEKQIVIVCSNLGMLSASVLSVIPLIRPYHWQSLLIPVLPNDMLDFLDAPVPYIVGVHNKTSDLQSRLGNAVIIDANKNQIKSTSVPQFPQQRELLSALRPYHSRLVGESFLARKRPVYECTDAQVEAAKGFLAVLRSYLDSLCSNLRSHTITNVQSNNDKVSLILKESFIGSFPARDRPFMKLFVDTQLFSVHTDLVLSYYQKD is encoded by the exons ATGGTGGACAAGAATGATGGGTCCGAAGGGCTCAAATTCAACAAGTCGCACCTGATGCAAACAACTGAAGAGGTTGCGAGAGCATTtattgctgctgcttcagCTGCCACCGTGCAGCCCACACGTCCATCTGTGGTATACTCATCTGGAGAAGAGAGTGGCAGCCCAATGCAGAAGCTGCAGCAACAATTTTCAAAAATCCTGAAAGGTTTTTCAAATTCTCCTGAAGTGTCTGGACCGTACAATCCAGAAGTTCTTACGACACACAAGCGACAGTGGTCAAGGTTCCAGCTGAAGTCATTG GGTAATAGGTGCATCAGAGAACCTTCACATCTTTTTGAGAGCATAGTGATTGTTGGGCTTCCTCCTCAGGCAGATATCCATGAGCTTGAAAACATTGCTCTAGGGAGGAATGATGACGATACAAAGAAATCAAGAAATCTATTTGGCAACAACCACCACCAAGTTCATGCCATATCAAATTTGGAACCTCAG GTCCTTTTTGCATATCCTCCTGAGAAGTCTCTTCCACTCAAGTACAAGGATATTGTCTCATTCTGCCTTCCCGGAGGTGCACAG GTTAATGCTGTTGAACGGACTCCTTCATTCAGTGAGCTGAATGAAATTCTCCTGGGGCAG GAACAGCTTAAAGAAAGCAATCAGTCTTTCGTATTCCGTCTACAG GTTGCTGATGACCCTACACTATATGGATGCTGTGTATTGGTTGAGGAGATTGTACAAAGGCCTTCAAAGCTTGTTTCCATGCTCACGAATGAAAAGCCTGTATTTCCTCGCCGGAGTCGTTATGTAGTAACCACACCCCGGTGTTATTGCATCCTGTCCAGGCTCCCATTCTTTGAACTGCATTTTGGGGTACTGCAGAG TATTCTTATGGAAGAACGGCTTGAATGGCTGACGGATGGTGTTAGCATGCTAACTTCGTTATCACCGGAGGAAACCTGCGAGGATGATGATATTCATGAAGACACTGAAATTGCAGGAGCAGAACAGTATTTGGATGGTACAACACTAGAAAAATCCTCTGAAACAAGTGTGGAAGCTTCTCCAAAGGAGCTATCTGACACGGACAGCAGTTCTGGGTGTGGGGATAACCAACTGGTCACCTCCCAAGAAGTACAACCAGAAAGTTGTTCTCCTGTCAAAGAGGAACAGAACAGTCCTGTAACAGGGATGATTACTCAATATGATAAAGCAGAAGAGTCTGATAATTGCGTTTCAGGAGAAACAGTGATAGACATGTCCAGTGTTAAGCTCCATGAACTGGATTCTGTGCCGTTTGTTTCGAATGAAAATTGTTGTAATTTCTCACATGAAAATGTGATTGATGGGGAACTTGATATCTTTGTTAATGATACTATTTTGCCGCTTATACGATCTCGTCTCAGCGAAGGTTCTGAATCGTCTCCAAG TTCCCAAGATTCTCCTTCTGAGGGCATAAATTTGAGAAGTGATACCAATGAATTGGATTTGGAGGAGCCATCTTCCATTGGTCACGGAGATGTAGTTGGGCACAGCAGTATATTGCAATGGGCTAAG GCAAAAAAATATGGATCTCTTCAAGTTGTTTGTCAGTACTACCAGTTGCAGTGTCCTGCCAGGGGTTCATCACTTAATTTTCATCCCTTGGAGCACTTGCATCCTTTGAGGTTTCACCGGCCTGGTGAAACCGCTCTTCATATTGCTGGGTCAACTATTGATCTTCGGTCACGTGATACAAGCTTAGAGGTGGCTGAG ATGCGTAATGCCCTCTTTGCTGAGGAAGAATCAACTGCTTTATCCACATGGGCTGTTGCATCCATATGTGGATGCCTCAGGTTGGAACAT GTTATGACACTTTTTGCTGCAGCACTCCTGGAGAAACAGATTGTTATTGTCTGTTCTAATTTG GGAATGCTTTCCGCTTCAGTTTTGTCTGTCATACCTCTAATACGACCATACCACTGGCAGAGTCTACTCATACCG GTTTTGCCAAACGACATGCTGGATTTTCTGGATGCACCTGTCCCATACATT GTTGGTGTGCACAACAAAACATCCGATCTGCAATCCAGGCTAGGAAATGCAGTAATTATTGatgccaacaagaatcag ATTAAGTCTACTTCGGTCCCACAATTTCCGCAACAAAGGGAGTTGCTTTCTGCCTTGCGGCCGTATCATTCAAGACTTGTGGGCGAAAGTTTTCTTGCAAGAAAACGTCCCGTTTATGAATGCACAGATGCCCAG GTGGAAGCGGCCAAAGGTTTCTTGGCAGTGCTTAGATCCTATCTTGATTCTCTGTGTTCCAACCTGAGATCTCACACGATTACCAATGTGCAATCCAACAATGACAAG GTTTCCTTAATTTTAAAAGAGAGCTTCATTGGCTCTTTCCCTGCCAGAGATAGGCCCTTTATGAAG CTTTTTGTGGACACACAGTTGTTCTCGGTACATACAGACTTGGTTCTCTCCTATTATCAGAAGGACTGA